From one Microcoleus sp. FACHB-831 genomic stretch:
- a CDS encoding PEP-CTERM sorting domain-containing protein, whose amino-acid sequence MSIMKKLSITTAGAALLTLGTITPVKAASFYSITDLGTLGGEESYANAINNSGQVVGWSYTSSGAQRGFLWENNAMTNLGTLPGGNASEARSINNNGDIVGWSTTASDQQHAVLWPENGQIQDIDPTSSISQANDINDNGQVVGGSDGRAFIWSNQTGKRNLCRDEDLGPLDFCPRSEALSINNAGQVVYSYTNSPMSSGIDLWQNGQYISGVSGSYGLSQRAAVNEFGNVAGTENAPCLCDSAFFKPFNGSGISLGTLYSSRPEEGERPFNGARAINNLGQIVGFSGLAQFGQLVEQRAFFWENGNIFDLNKFISNDSGWFLTEATGINDVGQIVGQGTINGKKRAFLLNPVAEPKPVPEPASALGLLAFGAFGAASGLRRKQKSSLTNSSNDS is encoded by the coding sequence TCAATAACTACAGCCGGAGCCGCCTTACTTACTCTGGGAACCATTACACCCGTAAAAGCAGCCTCTTTTTATTCAATTACCGACTTGGGTACGCTGGGGGGCGAAGAAAGCTACGCCAACGCCATCAACAACTCAGGCCAAGTAGTCGGCTGGTCGTACACCAGTAGCGGGGCACAACGAGGCTTCTTGTGGGAAAACAATGCAATGACCAACCTCGGCACGCTGCCCGGAGGTAACGCCAGCGAAGCGAGGAGCATCAACAACAATGGCGACATAGTTGGCTGGTCAACAACAGCCAGCGACCAACAACACGCCGTTTTATGGCCGGAAAATGGCCAAATACAAGATATCGACCCGACCAGCAGCATCAGCCAAGCCAACGACATCAACGACAACGGCCAAGTAGTCGGCGGTTCGGATGGGCGTGCATTCATCTGGAGCAACCAGACAGGAAAGCGAAACCTCTGCCGCGATGAAGACCTCGGCCCTTTGGATTTCTGTCCTCGCAGCGAAGCCCTGAGCATCAACAACGCGGGTCAGGTGGTCTATTCTTACACTAATTCTCCTATGAGCAGCGGTATTGATCTTTGGCAAAACGGTCAGTACATCAGCGGTGTTAGCGGGTCTTATGGTCTAAGCCAAAGGGCTGCCGTTAATGAGTTTGGCAATGTAGCTGGCACAGAAAATGCGCCGTGTCTTTGCGATAGCGCTTTCTTCAAACCGTTTAACGGCTCGGGCATTTCCCTGGGTACGCTGTATTCTTCCCGACCAGAGGAGGGAGAAAGGCCGTTTAACGGAGCTAGGGCAATCAATAACTTAGGCCAAATAGTGGGTTTCTCAGGTCTTGCTCAATTTGGCCAATTAGTAGAACAACGAGCCTTTTTCTGGGAAAACGGGAATATTTTTGATCTCAACAAATTCATCTCCAATGACTCTGGCTGGTTTTTAACAGAAGCAACAGGGATTAACGATGTTGGGCAGATTGTTGGTCAAGGCACAATTAACGGTAAAAAGCGTGCTTTCCTGTTGAATCCGGTTGCTGAACCCAAGCCCGTACCTGAGCCAGCTTCTGCGTTGGGTTTGTTGGCCTTTGGCGCATTCGGGGCGGCTTCAGGTTTGCGACGCAAGCAAAAATCTAGCTTAACCAATAGCAGTAACGATAGTTAA